A genomic region of Chelonia mydas isolate rCheMyd1 chromosome 9, rCheMyd1.pri.v2, whole genome shotgun sequence contains the following coding sequences:
- the P2RY12 gene encoding P2Y purinoceptor 12 gives MNAKYNFSYPGNESNCNSDNKISQVLFPLLYTVLFLVGIVMNGLAMRVFFQISSKSNFIVFLKNTVISDILMILTFPFKILSDAKMVPWALRGFVCQVTQVIFYFTMYISILFLGLITIDRYQKAARPFKTSSTSSLLGAKILSMVIWILMFILSLPNMILTNKKPTRKTVKKCAHLKSEFGLVWHEIVNYICQFIFWVNLVIIIVCYILITKELYKSYKRIRCTGKVSRKPVNIKVFIIIAVFFICFVPFHFTRIPYTLSQTRDVFQCSAQNILFYIKESTLWLTSLNACLDPFIYFFLCKSFRKSLINMLHKRTKEQNNGAGSDETPM, from the coding sequence ATGAATGCCAAATACAACTTCAGCTATCCTGGAAATGAAAGCAACTGCAACAGTGATAACAAAATCAGTCAAGTTCTCTTTCCCTTGCTCTACACTGTTCTCTTTCTCGTGGGCATTGTCATGAATGGCCTCGCGATGCGGGTGTTTTTTCAAATCTCCAGTAAATCTAATTTCATCGTCTTCCTTAAGAACACAGTCATTTCTGACATCCTCATGATCCTGACCTTTCCATTCAAAATTCTCAGTGACGCAAAAATGGTGCCTTGGGCACTGAGGGGATTTGTATGCCAGGTCACACAGGTCATATTTTACTTCACCATGTACATTAGTATTTTGTTTCTGGGTCTAATAACTATTGATCGCTATCAGAAAGCTGCCAGACCATTTAAAACATCAAGCACCAGCAGCCTGTTAGGTGCTAAGATTCTGTCCATGGTAATATGGATATTAATGTTTATTCTCTCACTACCTAACATGATTctgacaaacaaaaaacccacacgtAAAACAGTGAAGAAATGTGCTCACTTGAAATCAGAGTTTGGGTTAGTATGGCATGAAATTGTGAACTACATTTGCCAGTTTATCTTCTGGGTTAATTTGGTCATCATAATTGTATGTTACATACTCATAACAAAAGAACTGTATAAATCATATAAAAGAATAAGATGCACGGGGAAGGTATCCAGAAAACCTGTAAATATTAAGGTATTTATCATTATTGCAGTgttctttatttgttttgtgCCATTCCATTTTACTAGAATTCCCTATACCTTGAGCCAAACAAGAGATGTTTTTCAATGCTCTGCTCAAAACATATTGTTCTATATAAAAGAGAGCACCCTCTGGTTGACATCTTTAAATGCGTGCCTAGATCCAttcatatattttttcctttgtaagtCCTTTAGAAAATCCTTGATAAACATGTTGCACAAACGCACCAAGGAGCAGAACAATGGAGCTGGTAGTGATGAGACGCCAATGTAA